Proteins from a genomic interval of Stenotrophomonas sp. 24(2023):
- the trpA gene encoding tryptophan synthase subunit alpha: protein MSVDRIDACFARLRAAGRKALIPFVTAGDPSLEATVPVLHALVDAGADVLELGVPFSDPMADGPTIQRSSERALARGAGLRYVLQAVSEFRQRDSTTPVVLMGYLNPVEIHGYAAFAAAAVGAGVDGVLLVDLPPEEAGEAQQAFDAAGLALVLLASPTTSEARAEKLLSLARGYLYYVSFAGVTGASERLDSAAASARLQGLRARAQVPVVAGFGIKDAASAAAMAEQADGVVVGSALVAALADAPSVEVAVQRARAFLAPLRQALDG from the coding sequence ATGTCCGTTGACCGTATCGATGCCTGTTTCGCCCGCCTGCGTGCCGCCGGCCGCAAGGCGCTGATCCCGTTCGTCACCGCCGGTGACCCTTCGCTGGAAGCGACCGTGCCGGTACTGCATGCGCTGGTGGACGCGGGGGCCGACGTGCTGGAACTGGGCGTGCCGTTCTCCGACCCGATGGCCGATGGCCCGACCATCCAGCGCAGCTCCGAGCGCGCGCTGGCCCGTGGGGCGGGCCTGCGCTACGTGCTGCAGGCCGTGTCGGAGTTCCGCCAGCGCGACAGCACCACCCCGGTGGTGCTGATGGGCTACCTCAATCCCGTGGAGATCCACGGCTATGCGGCGTTTGCCGCAGCGGCCGTCGGTGCCGGCGTGGATGGCGTGCTGCTGGTGGACCTGCCACCGGAAGAGGCCGGGGAGGCGCAGCAGGCCTTCGATGCCGCCGGCCTGGCGCTGGTGCTGCTGGCCTCGCCGACCACCAGCGAGGCCCGCGCCGAAAAGCTGCTGTCGCTGGCCCGTGGCTATCTGTACTACGTCAGCTTCGCCGGTGTCACCGGTGCATCGGAACGGCTGGACAGCGCCGCGGCCAGCGCCCGCCTGCAGGGCCTGCGTGCCCGTGCCCAGGTGCCGGTGGTGGCCGGGTTCGGCATCAAGGATGCCGCCAGTGCCGCCGCCATGGCCGAGCAGGCCGATGGCGTGGTGGTCGGCAGCGCCCTGGTGGCCGCGCTGGCCGATGCGCCGTCGGTCGAGGTGGCCGTGCAGCGTGCCCGGGCATTCCTGGCCCCGTTGCGGCAGGCGCTGGACGGCTGA
- the trpB gene encoding tryptophan synthase subunit beta: protein MSASPIADFHAFPDAQGHFGRYGGSFVAETLVGPLQELAQAYDQARQDPAFQAAYDTDLAHYVGRPSPIYHAQRLSDHVGGAQILLKREDLNHTGAHKINNTIGQALLAARMGKKRIIAETGAGQHGVASATVAARLGLECVVYMGATDIERQKINVYRMKLLGATVVPVTSGSATLKDALNEAMRDWVTNVQDTFYIIGTVAGPDPYPRMVRDFNAIVGREARAQMLAEYGRLPDAITACVGGGSNAIGLFHAFLNDRQVEIVGAEAAGDGIHTGRHAASIAAGRPGVLHGNRTYVLCDDDGQIIETHSVSAGLDYPGVGPEHAFLADSGRARYLGITDEEALQAFHLLAHTEGILPALESSHALAQAMKLARERPRDQIVLCNLSGRGDKDVHTIAAREGLVL, encoded by the coding sequence ATGTCCGCATCGCCCATTGCCGATTTCCACGCCTTCCCGGATGCCCAGGGCCACTTCGGCCGCTACGGCGGCAGCTTCGTTGCCGAAACCCTGGTGGGCCCGCTGCAGGAACTGGCCCAGGCCTACGACCAGGCCCGCCAGGATCCGGCCTTCCAGGCCGCCTATGACACCGACCTGGCCCACTATGTCGGCCGGCCGAGCCCGATCTACCACGCCCAGCGCCTGAGCGACCACGTCGGCGGCGCGCAGATCCTGCTCAAGCGCGAAGACCTGAACCACACCGGCGCGCACAAGATCAACAACACCATCGGCCAGGCCCTGCTGGCCGCGCGCATGGGCAAGAAGCGCATCATCGCCGAGACCGGCGCCGGCCAGCACGGCGTGGCCAGCGCCACCGTGGCCGCGCGGCTGGGCCTGGAATGCGTGGTGTACATGGGCGCCACCGACATCGAGCGGCAGAAGATCAACGTCTACCGCATGAAGCTGCTCGGTGCCACGGTGGTGCCGGTCACCTCCGGCTCGGCCACGCTGAAGGATGCGCTCAACGAGGCCATGCGCGACTGGGTGACCAACGTGCAGGACACCTTCTACATCATCGGCACGGTGGCCGGCCCCGATCCGTACCCCCGCATGGTGCGCGACTTCAACGCCATCGTCGGCCGCGAGGCGCGGGCGCAGATGCTGGCCGAATATGGCCGCCTGCCCGATGCGATCACCGCCTGCGTGGGCGGCGGCAGCAACGCCATCGGCCTGTTCCATGCCTTCCTCAATGACCGCCAGGTCGAGATCGTCGGTGCCGAAGCGGCAGGCGATGGCATCCACACCGGTCGCCATGCCGCCTCCATCGCCGCCGGCCGCCCCGGCGTGCTGCACGGCAACCGCACCTATGTGCTGTGCGATGACGATGGCCAGATCATCGAAACCCATTCGGTCTCGGCCGGTCTGGACTATCCGGGCGTCGGCCCGGAGCATGCGTTCCTGGCAGACAGCGGCCGCGCCCGCTACCTGGGCATCACCGACGAGGAGGCCCTGCAGGCCTTCCACCTGCTGGCGCACACCGAAGGCATCCTGCCGGCGCTGGAATCCAGCCATGCGCTGGCCCAGGCGATGAAGCTGGCGCGTGAGCGCCCGCGCGACCAGATCGTGCTGTGCAACCTGTCCGGCCGTGGCGACAAGGACGTGCACACCATCGCCGCCCGGGAGGGCCTGGTGCTGTGA